The following proteins come from a genomic window of Yinghuangia sp. ASG 101:
- the recF gene encoding DNA replication/repair protein RecF (All proteins in this family for which functions are known are DNA-binding proteins that assist the filamentation of RecA onto DNA for the initiation of recombination or recombinational repair.), with product MHVAHLSLADFRSYPRAEVPLDPGVTAFVGPNGQGKTNLVEAVGYLATLGSHRVANDAPLVRLGAERAYVRASIVRDGRTTLAELEINPGKANRARVNRSPVPRPREILGLLRTVLFAPEDLTLVKGDPGERRRFLDELLTARAPRMLGVRQDYDRVLKQRNTLLRTAAMARRAGGRAASLSTLDVWDSHLAVAGAELTAARIELSTALQPLVDKAYDALSSGGGPTHLEYRSSAGEEPLGTDRQVLHDALMAAIDRQRPQEIERGVTLVGPHRDDLALKLGPLPAKGYASHGESWSYALALRLASYELLCADGGEPVLILDDVFAELDTRRRERLAELVAPGEQVLVTAAVPEDVPAALEGARYTVAAGEVRRTP from the coding sequence ATGCACGTCGCGCACCTGTCACTCGCCGACTTCCGGTCGTACCCCCGGGCCGAGGTTCCGCTCGACCCGGGCGTCACCGCGTTCGTGGGGCCCAACGGGCAGGGCAAGACCAACCTGGTGGAGGCCGTGGGCTACCTCGCCACGCTGGGCAGCCACCGTGTCGCCAACGACGCCCCCTTGGTCCGGCTCGGGGCCGAACGCGCGTATGTGCGCGCGAGCATCGTGCGCGACGGCCGCACCACACTCGCCGAGCTGGAGATCAACCCGGGCAAGGCCAACCGCGCGCGCGTCAACCGCTCGCCGGTCCCCCGGCCGCGCGAGATCCTCGGACTCCTGCGCACCGTGCTGTTCGCCCCCGAGGACCTGACGCTGGTCAAGGGCGACCCGGGAGAGCGCCGGCGCTTCCTCGACGAACTGCTGACCGCGCGCGCCCCGCGCATGCTGGGCGTGCGGCAGGACTACGACAGGGTGCTCAAACAGCGCAACACCCTGCTGCGCACCGCCGCCATGGCGCGTCGCGCGGGCGGGCGGGCCGCGTCGTTGAGCACGCTCGACGTGTGGGACTCGCATCTCGCGGTGGCGGGCGCGGAGTTGACCGCGGCGCGGATCGAACTGTCCACAGCCCTGCAGCCCTTGGTGGACAAGGCGTACGACGCGCTGTCGTCCGGCGGAGGGCCCACCCATCTGGAGTACCGCAGTTCGGCGGGTGAGGAGCCGCTCGGCACGGACCGCCAGGTGCTCCACGACGCGCTCATGGCCGCGATCGACCGGCAGCGTCCGCAGGAGATCGAACGCGGCGTCACCCTGGTCGGGCCGCACCGGGACGACCTCGCGCTCAAGCTCGGGCCGTTGCCCGCGAAGGGCTACGCCAGCCACGGCGAATCGTGGTCGTACGCGCTCGCGTTGCGGCTCGCGTCGTACGAACTGCTTTGCGCCGACGGCGGCGAGCCGGTGCTCATACTCGACGACGTCTTCGCCGAACTCGACACGCGGCGGCGCGAACGCCTGGCGGAACTGGTCGCGCCCGGCGAACAGGTGCTGGTCACCGCCGCGGTGCCGGAGGACGTCCCGGCGGCGCTGGAGGGCGCCCGGTACACCGTCGCCGCCGGCGAGGTCCGGAGGACGCCGTGA
- the rnpA gene encoding ribonuclease P protein component, producing MLPPANRLRRRDEFAVAVRRGRRAGRPSLVVHIARSATDPHTSAGEPLPPRAGFVVSKAVGPAVVRNRVKRRLRHLVRDRLDALPEGSLVVVRALPPAAAAAHADLASDLDAALSRLLGRSQETRAAPKPSGDTAARTGAQPKARP from the coding sequence GTGCTCCCTCCCGCAAACCGGCTGAGGCGTCGTGACGAGTTCGCGGTCGCGGTGCGGCGGGGACGCCGTGCCGGGCGGCCGTCGCTCGTGGTCCACATCGCCCGCAGTGCCACGGACCCGCACACGTCCGCAGGGGAGCCCCTGCCGCCGCGTGCGGGTTTCGTCGTGAGCAAGGCCGTCGGTCCCGCGGTGGTACGCAACCGGGTCAAGCGCCGGTTGCGGCATCTGGTCCGGGACCGTCTCGACGCGTTGCCGGAAGGTAGCCTGGTCGTGGTACGCGCCCTGCCGCCCGCGGCTGCCGCAGCACACGCCGACCTGGCTTCCGACCTGGATGCGGCACTGAGTCGACTTCTCGGTCGTTCCCAGGAGACACGCGCGGCGCCGAAGCCGTCGGGTGACACCGCGGCCCGGACCGGGGCCCAGCCAAAGGCGAGGCCATGA
- the rpmH gene encoding 50S ribosomal protein L34, whose product MSKRTFQPNNRRRAKTHGFRLRMRTRAGRAILAARRRKGRAELSA is encoded by the coding sequence GTGAGCAAGCGCACCTTCCAGCCGAACAACCGTCGCCGGGCGAAGACCCACGGGTTCCGGCTGCGCATGCGCACCCGCGCCGGCCGCGCCATCCTGGCTGCCCGCCGCCGCAAGGGTCGCGCCGAGCTGTCCGCCTGA
- the dnaA gene encoding chromosomal replication initiator protein DnaA, with the protein MADITSDLAAVWARFLERLATDESVEAKDKGWLQRTQPLALISDTVLLAAPNEFAKQVLDGRLRHLVTDTLSQGFGRAITFAVTVEPGAGGDPAPYGSPPPQQQFPHERYPPPDDRYPQDQPYGQEPYGAEPYGQPPYRPEPYTAPAPYGQDYGHDRYPGPRYPQDQRDRYDQDRYDQDRYDQGYGGDRYPAPARYGQDPYASEHRYGGEPAYRPAPFPPDEHRAPGGHDAEHSPGALPAQKTSSPELPGGGGSGDDDHAPGLSIAAEEGTLFSGRDDLIAPRGGYADGGFSASPVHSFVDGAGHGPGERTGPPSPVRPTTVPGPAPRPGTGREPAAGTGREHVPAGKENEPAARLNPKYLFETFVIGSSNRFAHAAAVAVAEAPAKAYNPLFIYGESGLGKTHLLHAIGHYARSLYPGTRVRYVSSEEFTNEFINSIRDGKADGFRRRYRDVDVLLVDDIQFLETKEQTQEEFFHTFNTLHNANKQIVISSDRPPKQLVTLEDRLRNRFEWGLITDVQPPELETRIAILRKKAIQEGLNAPPDVLEYIASKISRNIRELEGALIRVTAFASLNRQPVDLQLTEIVLKDLIPDSAGPEITAGTIMAHTASYFGLSVEDLCGTSRSRVLVTARQIAMYLCRELTDLSLPKIGAQFGGRDHTTVMHADRKIRSLMAERRSIYNQVTELTNRIKS; encoded by the coding sequence GTGGCCGACATCACCAGTGACCTCGCCGCGGTCTGGGCACGGTTTCTGGAACGCCTCGCCACGGACGAAAGCGTCGAGGCGAAGGACAAGGGCTGGCTGCAGCGGACGCAGCCGCTCGCGCTGATCTCGGACACGGTGCTGCTGGCGGCCCCCAACGAATTCGCCAAACAGGTGCTGGACGGACGGCTGCGACATCTGGTGACCGACACGCTCAGCCAGGGCTTCGGGCGGGCCATCACCTTCGCGGTGACCGTCGAGCCGGGGGCCGGCGGCGACCCGGCGCCCTACGGTTCGCCGCCACCGCAGCAGCAGTTCCCGCACGAGCGCTATCCACCTCCCGACGACCGGTATCCCCAGGACCAGCCGTACGGGCAGGAGCCCTACGGCGCCGAGCCGTACGGCCAGCCTCCCTACCGGCCCGAGCCGTACACCGCGCCCGCCCCCTACGGCCAGGACTACGGCCACGACCGCTACCCCGGCCCGCGGTACCCGCAGGACCAGCGCGACCGCTACGACCAGGACCGGTACGACCAGGACCGGTACGACCAGGGCTACGGGGGCGACCGCTACCCCGCCCCCGCCCGCTACGGCCAGGACCCGTACGCGTCCGAGCACCGCTACGGCGGCGAACCCGCCTACCGTCCCGCGCCGTTTCCCCCCGACGAGCACCGCGCCCCGGGCGGCCACGACGCCGAGCACTCGCCGGGAGCGCTGCCCGCCCAGAAGACCTCCAGCCCGGAACTGCCGGGCGGAGGCGGCTCCGGCGACGACGACCACGCTCCGGGCCTGTCGATCGCGGCGGAGGAAGGCACCCTCTTCTCCGGACGCGACGATCTGATCGCCCCGCGCGGCGGTTATGCCGACGGCGGTTTCTCGGCGTCGCCCGTCCACAGCTTTGTGGACGGGGCCGGGCACGGCCCCGGCGAGCGCACGGGCCCGCCGTCCCCGGTGCGCCCCACGACCGTTCCCGGCCCCGCACCGCGACCGGGGACCGGACGGGAACCGGCGGCCGGCACCGGCCGCGAGCACGTGCCCGCCGGCAAGGAGAACGAACCGGCCGCACGCCTCAACCCCAAGTACCTGTTCGAGACGTTCGTCATCGGCTCCAGCAACCGCTTCGCGCACGCCGCCGCCGTCGCGGTCGCCGAGGCCCCGGCCAAGGCGTACAACCCGCTGTTCATCTACGGCGAGTCCGGCCTCGGCAAGACCCACCTGCTCCACGCGATCGGCCACTACGCGCGCAGCCTGTATCCCGGCACCCGCGTGCGGTACGTCAGCTCGGAGGAGTTCACCAACGAGTTCATCAACTCCATTCGCGACGGAAAGGCCGACGGTTTCCGCCGCCGGTACCGCGATGTGGACGTGCTCCTGGTCGACGACATCCAGTTCCTGGAGACGAAGGAACAGACCCAGGAGGAGTTCTTCCACACCTTCAACACACTGCACAACGCGAACAAACAGATCGTCATCTCGTCGGACCGCCCGCCGAAACAGCTCGTGACGCTGGAGGACCGGCTGCGGAACCGCTTCGAGTGGGGCCTGATCACCGACGTCCAACCGCCCGAGTTGGAGACGCGGATCGCGATCCTGCGGAAGAAGGCGATCCAGGAGGGCCTGAACGCACCGCCGGACGTCCTCGAGTACATCGCGAGCAAGATCTCGCGGAACATCCGCGAACTGGAGGGCGCGCTCATCCGCGTCACGGCGTTCGCGAGCCTGAACCGGCAGCCGGTCGACCTCCAGCTCACCGAGATCGTGCTGAAGGACCTCATCCCGGACAGCGCCGGCCCGGAGATCACCGCCGGCACGATCATGGCGCACACCGCGTCCTACTTCGGCCTCAGCGTCGAGGACCTGTGCGGGACGTCGCGCAGCCGCGTGCTCGTGACCGCCCGTCAGATCGCGATGTACCTGTGCCGTGAGCTGACCGACCTGTCCTTGCCCAAGATCGGCGCGCAGTTCGGCGGCCGGGACCACACCACGGTGATGCACGCCGACCGCAAGATCCGCTCGCTGATGGCCGAGCGCCGCTCGATCTACAACCAGGTCACCGAGCTGACCAACCGCATCAAGAGCTAG
- the gnd gene encoding phosphogluconate dehydrogenase (NAD(+)-dependent, decarboxylating): MRKQDMELGLVGLGKMGGNMRERIRRAGHTVIGYDRNPDVADVDSLKALVDSLAAPRVVWVMVPAGPATASTIAELAGLLSPGDVVVDGGNSRWTDDIAHGKTLADHGIGFVDCGVSGGVWGLENGYALMCGGTADDVAKVRPIFDALKPEGDSGFVHAGKIGAGHFAKMVHNGIEYAMMQAFAEGWELLEASDEVTDVREVFRSWQEGTVIRSWLLDLAVRALDDDEHLAKLKGYAQDSGEGRWTVEAAIDLAVPLPAITASLFARFGSRQDDSPSMKMIAALRNQFGGHAVETNE, encoded by the coding sequence GTGAGGAAGCAGGACATGGAGCTCGGACTCGTCGGTCTCGGCAAGATGGGCGGCAACATGCGCGAGCGGATCCGCCGCGCCGGCCACACCGTCATCGGCTACGACCGCAACCCCGACGTCGCCGATGTGGACAGCCTCAAGGCCCTTGTGGACAGCCTCGCCGCCCCGCGCGTCGTGTGGGTCATGGTCCCCGCCGGCCCCGCCACCGCGTCGACCATCGCCGAACTCGCCGGGCTGCTCTCCCCCGGCGACGTCGTCGTCGACGGCGGCAACTCCCGCTGGACGGACGACATCGCGCACGGCAAGACCCTCGCCGACCACGGCATCGGCTTCGTCGACTGCGGCGTCAGCGGCGGTGTGTGGGGCCTGGAGAACGGCTACGCGCTGATGTGCGGCGGCACCGCCGACGACGTCGCGAAGGTGCGGCCGATCTTCGACGCGCTCAAGCCCGAGGGCGACTCCGGCTTCGTCCACGCCGGCAAGATCGGCGCCGGCCACTTCGCGAAGATGGTCCACAACGGCATCGAGTACGCCATGATGCAGGCCTTCGCGGAGGGCTGGGAGCTGCTGGAGGCGTCGGACGAAGTCACCGACGTACGCGAGGTGTTCCGCAGCTGGCAGGAAGGCACCGTCATCCGCTCGTGGCTGCTCGACCTCGCGGTCCGCGCACTCGACGACGACGAGCACCTGGCCAAGCTCAAGGGTTATGCACAGGACTCCGGCGAGGGCCGGTGGACGGTGGAGGCCGCGATCGACCTCGCGGTGCCGCTGCCGGCGATCACCGCCTCGCTGTTCGCCCGCTTCGGGTCGCGGCAGGACGACTCGCCGTCGATGAAGATGATCGCGGCGCTGCGCAACCAGTTCGGCGGCCACGCGGTCGAGACCAACGAGTAG
- the dnaN gene encoding DNA polymerase III subunit beta translates to MKFRVERDVLADAVAWTARSLPARPAVPVLAGLLLEANDGTLTLSSFDYEVSARVGIEADIEDAGRILVSGRLLADICRSLPNRPVEVSTDGAKVAVLCGSARFTLPTLPVEDYPSLPDMPTAAGSVPGDVFAAAVAQVAVAAGRDDTLPMLTGVRIEIEGDTVTLAATDRYRLAVREFLWKPEQPGLSSIALVPAKTLNDTAKALTTGDTVQIALAGEKLGEGMIGFEGSGRRTTTRLLEGEFPKYRALFPGESATVATIGTASFVDAVKRVSLVAERNTPVRLSFSRDGLVLEAGSGDEAQASEALDATLTGDDISIAFNPAFLLDGLSAIDSPVAQLSFTTSTKPAVMTGKPDMDAEATDEYRYLIMPVRLSG, encoded by the coding sequence GTGAAGTTCCGGGTCGAGCGTGACGTTCTGGCGGACGCGGTGGCGTGGACCGCCCGGAGCCTCCCGGCCAGGCCCGCCGTTCCCGTCCTGGCCGGGCTCCTTCTCGAGGCGAACGACGGGACGCTGACCCTGTCGAGCTTCGACTACGAGGTCTCGGCCCGGGTGGGCATCGAGGCCGACATCGAGGACGCGGGCCGCATCCTGGTCTCCGGCCGCCTCCTCGCGGACATCTGCCGCAGCCTGCCGAACCGCCCCGTCGAGGTGTCCACAGACGGTGCGAAGGTCGCGGTGCTGTGCGGCAGCGCGCGGTTCACCCTCCCCACCCTCCCGGTGGAGGACTACCCGTCGCTTCCCGACATGCCCACCGCGGCGGGCTCCGTGCCGGGCGACGTGTTCGCCGCCGCGGTCGCCCAGGTCGCCGTCGCCGCCGGCCGCGACGACACCCTGCCGATGCTCACCGGCGTCCGCATCGAGATCGAGGGCGACACCGTCACCCTCGCCGCGACCGACCGCTACCGCCTCGCGGTCCGCGAGTTCCTGTGGAAGCCCGAGCAGCCCGGCCTGTCGTCGATCGCGCTGGTCCCGGCGAAGACGCTCAACGACACCGCCAAAGCACTCACGACCGGTGACACCGTCCAGATCGCCCTGGCCGGCGAGAAGCTCGGCGAGGGCATGATCGGCTTCGAGGGCTCCGGGCGGCGTACCACCACGCGTCTGCTGGAAGGCGAATTCCCCAAGTACCGCGCGTTGTTCCCGGGAGAGTCCGCCACGGTCGCGACGATCGGCACCGCGTCGTTCGTCGACGCCGTCAAGCGCGTGTCGCTCGTCGCCGAGCGCAACACCCCGGTCCGGCTGAGCTTCAGCCGCGACGGGCTGGTCCTCGAGGCGGGCTCGGGCGACGAGGCGCAGGCCTCGGAGGCCTTGGACGCGACGCTCACCGGCGACGACATCTCGATCGCGTTCAACCCGGCGTTCCTGCTCGACGGCCTCAGCGCGATCGACTCGCCCGTCGCCCAGCTCTCGTTCACCACGTCCACGAAGCCCGCGGTGATGACCGGCAAGCCCGACATGGACGCCGAAGCCACCGACGAATACCGCTACTTGATCATGCCGGTCCGGCTCTCCGGCTGA
- a CDS encoding DUF721 domain-containing protein translates to MTPTPPDGAFGPDPSAALPARPNPAGAPAPARGDTAGAEAKTDGRKGVDLARAALLQARAQARNRHEKQQERRDGRRGLRRSGSGPDDRDPQPLRRVMGRLIAERGWQTPAAVHGVIGRWTEIVGPGIAAHCAPERFEDGRLVVRADSDNYATHVRWLAPRLLARINQELGDGTVTFIEVRGPAGATRRGRWSAGP, encoded by the coding sequence GTGACCCCCACGCCCCCCGACGGTGCGTTCGGCCCGGACCCCTCCGCCGCCCTCCCCGCGCGGCCGAACCCGGCGGGCGCCCCCGCGCCGGCGCGAGGCGACACCGCGGGTGCCGAGGCGAAGACCGACGGCAGGAAGGGCGTCGACCTCGCCCGTGCCGCACTGCTCCAGGCGCGCGCGCAGGCCCGCAACCGCCACGAGAAGCAGCAGGAGCGGCGGGACGGCCGCCGGGGGCTGCGCCGCAGCGGATCGGGGCCCGACGACCGCGACCCCCAGCCGCTGCGCCGGGTCATGGGACGGCTGATCGCCGAGCGCGGCTGGCAGACGCCGGCCGCGGTGCACGGCGTGATCGGGCGCTGGACCGAGATCGTGGGGCCGGGCATCGCGGCGCACTGCGCGCCCGAGCGCTTCGAGGACGGCCGGCTGGTGGTCCGCGCCGACTCGGACAACTACGCGACGCACGTGCGGTGGCTCGCCCCGCGGTTGCTTGCCCGCATAAACCAGGAACTGGGCGACGGCACCGTGACGTTCATCGAGGTGCGCGGCCCGGCGGGCGCGACTCGGCGGGGGCGTTGGAGCGCGGGGCCCTGA